Proteins encoded in a region of the Pseudomonas viciae genome:
- the mobH gene encoding MobH family relaxase — MLLSLFRRKRQNPPPSPTVSAAEGYLPIESAHTLLAAEHRRQLLDRIWQYTALSHAQFTQLYLNPIHRYAEQVQQLPASETHHHAYLGGMLDHGLELIACSLKLRQSYLLPTGAAPEDQAAQTDAWSAGIAYGALLHDIGKIAVDLLVERQDGRVWHPWQGPLDQPYRFRYLKGRDYHLHGAATGLLYTQILDRPILDWLSGFPQLWASLLYVLAGQYERAGVLGELVIQADRVSTAQNIGGNPNKALQAPMHSLQHHLISGLRHLVQHELKLNQPGAAGWLTHDALWLVSKTVTDKLRAYLLSQAIEGIPSSNIAVFDELQSHGLVESTPEGKAIWTAQVTQGDWQQSFTFLRLQPALIWGNEDRPEAFSGTVSVAVDDLSTDASASPLAPKTVSTESHQSSSLTGPMVMEDADYLGSLLDMFEQQEPGVSDTSSASTLEISNPSSDDPGQAFLNWVKENIQSHKLIINDSKAKIHTVGGSVFLVTPGLFQRYAQEFPGISQGATQEIEEWRWVQKQFEKLKIHRKRGDGLNIWVCQVQGPRKKTTLKGYLMQEPKLLFESIPPDNPFLAIDDG; from the coding sequence ATGCTCCTCAGCCTGTTTCGCCGCAAAAGGCAAAATCCCCCTCCGTCACCGACCGTGAGCGCCGCCGAAGGTTACCTGCCCATTGAGTCAGCGCACACCCTGTTAGCGGCCGAGCACCGACGCCAGTTGCTCGATCGCATCTGGCAGTACACCGCTCTCTCCCACGCCCAATTTACCCAACTCTACTTAAATCCGATCCATCGCTACGCCGAACAGGTCCAGCAACTTCCGGCCAGCGAGACGCACCACCATGCGTATCTCGGCGGCATGCTCGACCATGGACTGGAACTGATCGCTTGCAGTTTGAAATTGCGCCAATCCTATCTGCTGCCCACTGGCGCCGCGCCCGAAGACCAGGCCGCGCAGACCGACGCCTGGTCCGCCGGCATCGCCTACGGCGCCCTGCTGCATGACATCGGCAAGATCGCCGTGGACCTGTTGGTCGAACGCCAGGATGGTCGTGTTTGGCATCCTTGGCAGGGTCCCCTGGATCAGCCCTACCGCTTTCGTTACCTCAAAGGCCGCGACTACCACCTGCATGGCGCCGCAACCGGTTTGCTCTACACCCAGATTCTCGACCGTCCTATCCTGGACTGGCTCAGTGGATTCCCTCAACTCTGGGCCAGCCTGCTGTATGTCCTGGCCGGTCAGTACGAACGTGCTGGCGTGCTCGGTGAGTTGGTGATTCAGGCCGACCGAGTCTCCACCGCGCAGAACATTGGCGGCAACCCGAACAAGGCACTGCAGGCGCCGATGCATTCGCTGCAACATCACTTGATCAGCGGACTGCGTCATCTGGTTCAACACGAGCTGAAACTCAACCAGCCGGGTGCCGCGGGTTGGTTGACTCACGACGCACTGTGGCTGGTCAGCAAGACGGTCACCGACAAACTGCGAGCCTATCTGCTGTCGCAAGCGATTGAGGGCATTCCTTCGTCCAACATTGCCGTGTTCGACGAACTGCAGTCGCATGGGCTGGTCGAGTCGACCCCGGAAGGCAAAGCCATCTGGACTGCGCAAGTGACGCAGGGAGACTGGCAGCAGAGCTTTACCTTTCTGCGCCTTCAGCCGGCGTTGATTTGGGGGAATGAAGACCGGCCTGAGGCTTTCAGCGGAACGGTGAGTGTTGCAGTCGATGACCTCTCGACTGATGCGTCGGCATCACCACTAGCGCCTAAAACTGTCAGTACAGAATCGCATCAAAGCTCTTCGCTGACAGGTCCCATGGTGATGGAAGATGCTGACTATCTCGGCTCGCTGTTGGATATGTTCGAGCAGCAAGAGCCTGGGGTCAGCGACACATCGTCAGCAAGCACTCTCGAAATCTCAAATCCCTCGTCGGATGACCCTGGTCAGGCATTCCTGAATTGGGTTAAGGAGAACATTCAAAGCCATAAGCTGATCATCAATGACAGCAAGGCCAAAATCCACACGGTGGGTGGCAGCGTATTTCTGGTCACGCCTGGCCTCTTCCAACGCTACGCTCAGGAGTTTCCTGGTATCTCACAAGGTGCCACTCAAGAGATTGAAGAATGGCGTTGGGTGCAAAAGCAGTTCGAAAAACTGAAGATACATAGGAAGCGCGGCGACGGTCTGAATATCTGGGTATGCCAGGTGCAAGGCCCTAGGAAGAAAACCACTCTGAAGGGGTATCTGATGCAGGAACCGAAATTACTTTTTGAATCGATACCGCCAGACAACCCTTTTCTCGCGATTGATGATGGTTAA